DNA sequence from the Caminibacter pacificus genome:
CATGGAATTTTAAGATGTCTTTTCCGACGATATGAAGTTTTGCAGGCCAATATTTTTGCACCAAACTCTCATCTTCGCTTCCGTAACCAAGAGCTGTTAGGTAGTTAAAAAGTGCGTCAAGCCATACGTAAACTACGTGTTTCGGGTCATTGATTTCAGGAGGAAGTTTCACTCCCCATTCAAAAGACGTTCTTGTAATAGATAAATCTTTTAGCCCTTCTTCTACGAATCTGATAACTTCGTTGGCTTTAGCTTCCGGTAAAATAGGTTTTTTGTTTTTTAGCCAATCAAGAAGTTTGTCTTGGTATTTTGAGAGTCTGAAAAAGTAGCTCTCTTCTTTGATTATTCTCGTAGGTTTACCGCAATCAGGACATAGTTCGTCATTTACAAGCTGGCTTGGAGCCACAAAACTCTCACAGCTTACACAATAGTGTCCTTCGTAATAATCTTTGTAAATATCACCCTTTTTATACATCTCAAGAAACGCTTTTTGCACTCCTTTGATATGCTCAGGGTCTGTGGTTCTTATGAATTTGTCATAACTGATTTCAAACTCATCCCAAAGCTCTTTGAATTTCGCACTAATCTCATCGGCATACTCTTTTGGAGACTTTCCTCTTTTTCTTGCCGCTTCTTCTATTTTTTGTCCGTGTTCGTCAGTTCCCGTTAAGAAAAAGGTGTCGATTCCTTTGAGTCTGCTGTATCTTGCAATCGTATCCGCAATAATAGTCGTATAAGCATGCCCGATATGAGGCACGTCGTTTACGTAATAAATCGGCGTTGTTAAATAGTATGTTTTGCACTTATCGCTCATTGATTCTCCTTATATGTTCTAAGTACTTTGATTATCTCTTCTTCGCTTCCGAAAAAGCAAGGTGTAGTATCGTGATAGCTTTCCGCTTCAAGGCTCAAAAGCTCATTAAATCCGTCAACGGCTTTTCCTCCGGCTCTTTCATAAACACACGCAAACGGAAATACCTCAAAAAGTTTTCTAAGCTTACCTTTTGGCTTATCGGTCGTACCAGGATATGCGAAGAGCCCTCCGCCTTTTAAAAGAATCTGATGTAAATCCGGTACCATTCCACCGCTGTATCTTAGTCTGTAACCTTCAGCAAAAAACGAATCTATCATCTCTTTATGAAACGGATACCAATTTTTTTGAGTACCGCCAGGACCTAAAATTTTTCCTTTTTTTCCAAGTTTTAGTTCTTTTACGAATTCGAATTTTTTAGTGTGCTCGTTTAGTCTGAATAGCTCCACAACGTCTCTTGCAATAACAAGCTCAACTCTCGGACCATACACCACATAAGCCGCAGCTACGATATTTTCTCCGTTGTATCCGCCTTTATAAATCCCGAAAATACTTCCCACACTTAAATCGACATCAATCAAGCTGCTCCCGTCAAGCGGGTCGTACGCTACGAAATATTCACCCTCTTCTTTCGTAATAGGGTCTTCTTTTTCTTCGCTTATAATCTCTTTTACGCTTTTTACTTTTAATAGATGTTTTTCTACGATATCATCGCTAATTACGTCAAGTTTTACTTGAACGTCACCGCTTGCGTTTTGAGTTTCCACTTTTCCGGTATCTTTTGTTTTTATAGCTTCGTAAATTTCTATTGCGATATCCTCTATCGCTTTGAATATTTCAGTCATTTGCTCTCCTTATCTCCTGTTTTAACAGCTCGCTTGCGCTCTCATAATGCACCAAATCCACATCGTAATCAAAATCACTTAGTAAAAGTTTTTTAAAAAACTTAACTCTTTTTTTCTTAAACTCCTCTTTATCAAGCCCTTTAATAGCGATATCTATATCACCGCCTCTTTTTTCAGGGTCTCTTCTGCTTCCGAAAAAATATATCTCACACCCTTGAAAAACTTCAAGAGCTTCAAAAAGTTTCTTTTTTGAAATTTTATCGAGTCTAAGATACATACTCAAAAACTTTCTTAATAATTTCTTCAATTTTTTCAAAATTCTCTACACAAAACTTCAAATCTTCAAGAGCTTGTTTGATTTCATCAGGATAATCGTGCTCAAGCTCGTTTCTTACGTTTCTAAATTCAATCCACTCTTCAAGATTAATTATCTCCTCTTTTTCCATAAGAGAGAGTACTTCACTCATTTTTTTATAAGGTATGCCTTTAACGTCCAAAAGCAAAGGAAAAATTTTAGCTCCCAAATAATCTTGAACGGAAGAAAATCTCTTTAAATAAGCTTCCAAAACAGCTCTTTCTTCCAAGCTTAAAGCGCTAAATTCGAAAGGCTCGTAAATATTTCCCAATTTAATTATAAAATCATGATAATCTTTTAACGCTTTATAATGGGCTTTTAATTTTTCAAGTCTTTTATTTAAAACTTCTTTCATTAAATTTCCTCGGCGTTTTTAAATATCCACTCAATTACCTCATCGACGTTATTCAAATCCAAAATATCGATATTTTGAGGTATTTTGCTTTTATCTACGCTGTCATCAACCGCCACGGCTTTGATATACGGAAAATAGGACTCGTCCACATCCCCTCTGAATACGGCGATTCTCGGAAGAGGCAGGGTCTTTAACCCCTCGACCAATAAAAAGTCAAACTCCCCTATCATATCCGCAATCTCTTTGATTTGTTTTTTTCTGTGAGAAAAATATGTCGTTCTTGTAGGAGACGTTACGACAACTTCGGCACCCGTTTGATAAAACTTATAACTATCTTTTCCCTCTACGTCGAATTTCGCTTTGTCTCCCGGGTCGTTTTTTACAATCGCTATTTCGTAATCTTTTATCAGTTTTTTTGCGATTTTTTCTATTAATGTTGTTTTTCCCGAATTGCTCGGCCCGGTAAATGCGACTGCTTTTCTCAAACTTAACCTTTTTTTCCATAATTTTATCAAAAAATTAAGCTATAATTATTTAAAGGATGAAAAATGGATATTTTAACCCTAAAACTTCTTGCAATCAGTATCGTTTTAGGTTTTTTGATAGGGCTTGAGAGAAATATCTCGTTTATTCATCAAAACGAAAAAGGATTTGCCGGAAGCAGGACTTTTTCTTTAATCTCTCTTTTCGGATTTTTGGCAGGAATCATCACAAAAACTCAAAGTTATTTTTTTTATCTTGCTTTTTTCGTTTTGGGCGCTCTTGTTATCAGCGCCTATTTTCTAAAAGTCATACACTACGACAAACAAGGCTCCACCACGCACGTTGCTGCGATTTTGACATTTTTAATAGGCTATTTGGTATCTCAAAACGAAGTTAGTTTCGCTATTACGCTAAGTATCGTCATAGTTTTCATCCTGAATATCAAAACGAAACTTAAAAAAATAGAATCGTCCCTTTCTTCAAAAGATATCAGTGCGGCCGTGCTTTTGCTTGTTATGACCTTTTTGGTACTTCCGTATCTTCCGGATAAAATGATATTTTATTTCAATCCGCACAAAACTTGGGCTATGGCTGTTATTATCGCGACTCTCTCTTTTATAGGATATTTGGGTATTAAATTTTTCGGTCAAAAATACGGAATTTTACTCACAGGTGCCGCGGGAGGTTTTATCAGTTCGACAGCGGTTACCTTTTCTATCTCAAAGCTTTACAAAATCCAAAAAAACTCCTCTCTTCTTTACACCTACGCAGCCGCCATCGCCATTGCCAACACCATAATGTTCGCAAGAGTGCTTATTGAGAGTCTTATCGTAAATAAAGAGGTCTTTTTTATTTTGGTTTTACCATATACTATCACGACGATTGTAGGAATTTACATATCGTATCGATTTTATAAAAAAACTTCTCAAAACATAGAAATAAAAAGTGAAGTTTTGGAAAAAAACCCTCTTGAGCTTGATGAAGCTATTAAATTCGCGATAATTTTCGGCTTCATCTACGCACTTGTCTATTTCGTAGGACAAAAATACGGAAATATAGGAATTTATATAATCTCTTTCCTCTCCGGAATTACCGACGTGGACGCAATTACGCTATCTCTTTCCTCTCTTGCGAACAAAAACCTCTCTTTATTAAGCGCGGCAACGGGAATAGCTATCGCATCTTTTACCAACTCGGTAGTTAAGTGTCTTATAGTTTGGATTTTCGGCGAAAAAGAACTCGCCGTACTTATAACCAAATTTTTCGAAGTGATTTTGAGCGTTTTTGTTTTAAGTTTTTTAGGGGTGTATCTCTTCGGCGCTCATTAAAGCCGATACCCCGAATTTGCTTCTTATTTTAAAAATCGCTTCGTTTAGATTTTGAAGTTTCAAATCTTTTTCGTAATCGAAAAGATTACTCTCTCTTTTAAATTTCGAAACGGCAAGAGACAATGAAATAACTCCCATCTCTTTTTCATCGGCTCTGTAAAAAAGAGTAGTCATAATCTCTTTTAACAAAAGCTCGTTAAAGAGTCTGTGAATCCTAACGTGAGCTTTTGAAGAGGTTTTGTCTTTATATTTGATTTTCAGATAATAAAAAGTCGGATTAAGTTTGTATTTCAGCACCAAAAACGAAAGATACCTACACAAAACATGCACCCTTCTTACAAGCTCCCTTCTGTCATACACTACATCAAAACGCCTTGAAATTCCTATGCTTTTTCTAACTTCTCTCTCTTTTACCTCTTCGTTATCTATACCGCATACCCTTTTATAAAGCTCAACCCCCGGTTTCCCCCAAGAATAAAAATATTCCCTGTTTTCTTTTACGTCTCCTAAAGTTAAAATCCCTCTTTCTTTTAGTCTTTTTTCTATTCTTCTGCCGATTCCCGGGAATTTCTCGATAGGAATGTCTTTTATAAACTCATCCACCTCTTCCACCATAAAAACGCCGTTAGGTTTTGCAAAAGAGGTGGCGAGTTTCGCAGTCCATTTGCTTTTTGCGATACCTATCGAAATAGGAAGCGAAAACTTCTCCCAAATCTCATCTTTTAAGTCCTTACAAAACAAAAAAGCGTCCCTATCATCCACCCACCCCTCCAAATCTCCGAAAAACTCGTCGATACTAAACTGCTCGACAAACGGAATTTTGACTTTTAAAAACTCTTTTAGTTTATAAGAGAGCGTATGATAAAGCTTATAATCCGGCAGTAAAACGGTCAGTTTCGGATATATTTCAAGCGCTTCTTTTAAAGTGGTACCCGTTTTTATACCAAGCTCTCTTGCCTCATAACTTGAGGTAACCACTATACCTCTGATTTTGCCGTTTTCTAAAAAATAGCTTTTATCATACTCTTTTTTAGAAACTATCAAATCCCCAGTAAACGCACCTCTGTTTAGATTCAATACTTCCGATTTGTGATTTTCGAAAATCTCTTTGTCGTTTCTTTTTACCACTACAACCGGCTTATTTAAAAGCGATTTGTCAAAAACCCTGTGAGCCGATACGAAAAACGAATCCAAATCAAGATGAATTTTCATCCCGCCTCCTTTAATTTTCTTTACAAAAATATAACAAATTGATAAAATAAAAAATCAAAAATTAACATTTTGTTAAGGATTTAAAAAATGAACTTCGAAAAAGTTATCGAAAAAATAAAAGATATAATCTCACAAGAAATAGGAAATAAAAAAGTTTTAAATAAAGACGTGGCAAAAGCTCTTGGAATAACACCAGAGCACTTATCCATCCTAAAAAAAAGAAACAAAATCCCTTATGAAGAGATTGCCTATTTTTGCGCCAAAAGAAAAATATCTATAAATTGGCTTCTTTTCGACCAAGATATAGAAACGATAGCAAACGAAACGGAAAAGTTTTCTCAAATCAGATATTTCAAAGACATAAACGCAAGTGCCGGAGGCGGGGCTATAAATTTTGATGAAGGATATGAGATTTTGTATATCGACAAAAGAATAATAGATAAAAACTTGGATGCGATAAACGTTATAGGCGATTCAATGGAGCCGACAATTAAAGACGGAAGTATAATTTTTATAGACAGAAACGACAAAAACATAAGAAACGGAGGAATTTTCGTAGTCAATACTAACGCAGGGGTTTTTGTAAAAAGAGTTAATTTAAAAAGCAGCGGTGAGATTGAGCTGATATCGGATAATAAAGCCTACCCGAGCGAAACTATAAAACCCAACGAAATCGAAATAGTGGGAAGAGTCGTTAAGATTTTCAGCTGAAATCTTCGTAGTTTTTAAAATCTCCTCCCACTAAGCTTTCTATAAATTCGTCAAGGTCTTTTTTGTCGCAAAGTCTTGCCGTTAAAACTTTTCCGGTATAGTTGTCGTCTTTTATCTCCCAAAACATATAAAACTCAGGAAACCTGTTTTTAAGCTCCCTATAAGCGACTCCGTATTTGGAGTCTTTTAGAGGATTTTGCTCTAAGAAAAAGTGATTTTCATCAAGGTTTATCTTATAAAGCAGAGCTCCCGTTTTTGTTTTAACAAGCTCAAGTAGTACATTCCACTCTTTTAGGGTCTTCAATGATAATTCCTTTTGCCGCTTTTTGGATTATAGGTATGAAATCTTTTTTGTCATATACTTTTCCGCCCATTCTGCCTAAATGTTCGCTTGGTACCTGACAATCGATATATTCGATACCCTGCTCTTTTAAAAGATTTGCAAAATATATCAAAGCAAGCTTGCTGGCATCGGGTTTGATATGAAACATACTCTCACCGCTAAAATATTTGTTAATAGCCACTCCGTAAAATCCGCCTACAAGTTCGCCTTCGTAATAACTCTCAACAGAAATTGCGTATCCCAATCTATGAAGTTCGGTATAAGCTTTTATAAAATCCTCGTTTATCCACGTACCGCTTTCGTGTTTTCTTTTTACTTTGCTACACATTCTGATTACGTCATCAAAACGGGTATTTATTTTAAAATCCCACTTTTTACTTCTAAGTTTTTGAAGAAGTTTTTTTGTCGTTTTTACTTCATCCGTTTTTAAAAGCATCCTTTTATCAAGCACGAACCAATGAAAAAGCCCGTCTTCATCTTGATACCAAGGAAAAAATCCGTTCGAGTAACCTTCCAAAAGACGCTTAGGGTGCAAGTCGTAGCTTGCCCCTATAAAGCCGTCTTCGTAATCCTCATAAGGAGAAGGAAACTCAAAATCATCCAACAAATAAAGAGGCGGATACTCACTTACTTTTATCATTCTTCTTCTTTAATACGTATTTGTTTTTTACATAATCCACTTTTACTTCTCCTCCGCTTTTTAAATCGCCAAAGAGAATATAATCGCTCAAAGGCTCTACGATTTTCTCTTCTATCACCCTTGCAAGAGGTCTTGCTCCAAGAGACGGAGAATATCCCTCTTTTGCAAGGGCTTCTTTCGCTCTTTTTGTTAGAGTCAGTTTTACTTTTTTACTGCTTAATTTATCTTGAAGTTCGTCAATGAACTTATCTACTATCAACAATATCGACTCTTTTGAAAGAGGCTTAAATTTTACAATCGCATCAAGCCTGTTTATAAATTCCGGAGCGAAAAATCTATGAATCGCCTCTTCTTTAAATTCCGTATGTTCTTGCATAAATCCGGGCTTATTACCTTCGCCGACCCCAAGGTTGCTCGTCATAATAAGCACAACGTTTCTAAAATCAGCAATTCTACCCTCATTATCGGTCAAAGTCGCATTATCCATTATTTGCAACAATATCTGAACGATATCCGGATGAGCTTTTTCTATCTCATCCAAAAGCAATACGGTATGAGGTTGTTTTCTAATAGCTTCCGTTAAAAGTCCTCCTTTTTCGTATCCAACGTATCCGGGAGGCGAACCTATAAGTTTTGCAACCGAATGTTTTTCTTGGTATTCGCTCATATCGAATCTTAAGAAATTGATTCCCAAAATAGTTGCAAGCTGTTTTGCGATTTCAGTCTTACCAACACCCGTAGGACCTACGAAAAGAAAACTTCCTATAGGTTTATTGTCTCTTGTAAGTCCCGCTTTTTTTCTTTTGATAACTTTCACAAGCTCTTTTATCGCCTCATCTTGTCCGAAAACTTTGGCTTTTAAGTTTTCTTCCAAGTGTCTTAGTTTTTCCACCTCGTTTTGAGATGCCGATTCTTTAGGAATATTCGCGATTTTCGCTACGATGTTTTCGATATCGCTTTTTGTTATTAGTTTTTTGCCTCTTAGTTTATATTTCGCTCCCGCTTCGTCAATTAAGTCGATTGCACTATCAGGCAAGAATTTTTCTCTTAAATACTTTTTAGCAAGTACCGCTGCGCTTTTTATCGCTTCTTTTGAATATCTTACTCCGTGAAACTCTTCGTATTTAGGTTTTAAGCCTTCTAAAATCTTAATAGTATCTTCTATACTCGGCTCTTTAATGTCTATTTTTTGAAATCTTCTATTTAGAGCCTTATCTTTTTCGAAATGATTTTTATACTCTTCATACGTTGTAGCGCCTATACATCTGATTTCGCCTCTTGCAAGCGCCGGTTTTAGTAAATTTGCTACGTCCATTTTACTATCTCCGGCAGCACCAGCACCTACAATCATATGAATTTCATCGATAAACAAAATAGGCTCTTTTTCTTTTTTCAGCTCTTGTAAAATAGCTTTCATTCTTTTTTCGAATTCACCCCTATATTTCGTACCGGCAATCAAACTTCCCATATCAAGAGAATAGATTTTTTTGCCTTTTAATACATCAGGCACGTCACCGGTAGCTATTTTTTTGGCAAGCCCTTCTACCACGGCCGTTTTACCGACACCCGGCTCTCCTACAAGTACCGGATTGTTTTTCTTTCTTCTTGCAAGGACTTGCATAACCCTATCGATTTCCGATTCTCTTCCGATAACGTCGTCAAACTCTTTTGCTATCGATGTTAGTTCGGTTGCGTACTCATCAAGTACGCTTTTTTCTTTTTTCTCGGAATTGAGTTTTTTTATCTCGTCTTCGATATCTTGAATTTCGGTTACGTATTCAACGATTTCGACTTTTTCTATACCGAATTCTCTTAAAAGTTGAGAAGCGTAGCTTGTCTCGTCTTCAAGCAACGCTATAAAAAAGTCGATTTCATCGGCATAAGGTTTTTTGATACCTTCGATATGTTTAAACATTCTATCTGTAGCTTTATGAAAAGCCAAAGTTTCGGTAGGCATAGTGCTTCCCGAAACTTTTTCGATGTATCTGTCAAGATAATAATCAAGTCCCCTTCTTATATAATCGATATCAACGCCCACGTCTTCTAAGATAGAGCGGACGTTTTTGTTTTTTAGCAAAACGTAGAATGCATGGTCTATTGTGATATATTCGTTTTTTCTACGTTTCGCTTCTTGGATTATTTCATTTAATATATTTCTTAAAGTTTCAGTTATTTGCATTTATACCTCCTCAATTCTGGCTCTTAGCGGATAGCCGGCAGAGCGAGCTAAAGAGTGTACTTTATTTACTTTCATTTCCGCTATTTCGTATGGATACACTCCCACAGTCGCACTGCCTTCTCTATCCACTTTAAGAGTCAAATTTATAGCTTCTTCTTCGGTTTTATTAAAAACCGACTTTAAAATCTCTATTACGAAATCAAAAGTCGTATAGTCGTCATTTAATAATATAACTCTATAAAGCTTCGGAAGTAATATTTCCAAATCATTATCAAGAGTCGTTTTCGTACCCATCATCCTTCTCCTATCATTTTCCACATTTCTTCTTCAGGCAGCAGCGTAACCCCCAATTTTTGCGCTTTTTCATACTTACTGCCCGGGTCTTCTCCGTATATTACAAAATCGGTCTTTTTACTTACGCTATTAGTGACATGAGCGCCCAAATGCTCAAGAAGCTCTTTTATTTCGCTTCTCGGTTTTTTCATAGTACCAGTTAGCACTACCGTTTTTCCGCTAAAAGGAGAGTTTTCTACCTCCTCTTTTTTCGGATTGGTAGGCTGTATCAATTCTATTAGTTTTTCGATTTTTTCTCTATTTACTTTAACATATTCTGCGATAGATTTTACCATTTCAGGCCCGAAACCTTCGATTTTGTAAAATTCTTCCGGGTCGTGTTTGTAAAAATCTATTCCGAAAGTCTCACAAATCTTTTTGCTCGCCACCTCTCCTATATGCTCGATTCCAAGAGCGTTAACGAATCTCCAGCACTCTATTCCTTTTACTTTTTCTATGGCTTTTACTAAATTTTCGGCTTTTTTTCTTGCAAAGCCCGGTAATTTTTCCAAATCTTCGACTTTTAATTTAAATAAATCCGTAATATCTCTAACAAGGCCTCTTTCATAAAGCAGTTTTGCGACACTCTCTCCAAGCCCTTCTATATCAAGGCAGTTTTTGCTTGCGGCATAGATTATCGTATTTACCACCCTTGCAGGGCATGATAGGTTTTGGCATTTGATTATCGCTCCCTCATCCAATACCTCAGCCCCACATACGGGACAATGGGTAGGTCTTGGTATAGGTTTTTCGTTTCCGGTTCTTTTGTGATACAAAACTTTAGTAATTTTCGGTATAACATCCCCGCTTCTTATGACTATTACGTGGTCTCCTATTCTTATATCCATTCTTTCTATTTCGTCAAAATTATGAAGCGTAGCTCTTTCTACTATCACTCCTCCGATTTCTACAGGTTTTAGCACCGCTACAGGGGTCAATACCCCGGTTCTTCCCACTTGCACGACAACATCTTCGAGTATCGTCTCTTTTTCAACAGCCGGGAATTTATACGCCACCATCCATCTCGGATATTTGGTCGTATATCCGAGCTTTTCAAGAAGATGTAGTTCGTTTACTTTTACAACCATTCCGTCAAGCATTACGGGAATATCGTCTCTTATTTCGATAAACTCGTGATATTTTTTTAGCACGCATTCGATATCCTCACTATCACACTCCCCTCTTTTAGGCGGTTCTTTAAATCCCAAAGAATAGACGTAATCCATTACGTTTTTGTATTTTTTAAACTCCTCGATAAATCTTTTTTTATCGTTTTCATATTGCTCTTTGCTCACTTCATCGCTATTTAAAACTTCTATCGGATATCCCACTCCCCACGGATAAAATATCAAAGGCCTACTTGCCGTAATTTTCGGGTCAAGCTGTCTTAAGCTTCCTGCCGCCGCGTTTCTTGGATTGGCAAATGTCGGCTCTCCTTTTTTTACTCTCTCTTCGTTTAATTTTTCAAAATCTTTTTTCTTAATAACGACTTCGCCTCTTATTTCTATAAGCCCTTTATAATCTATTTCAAGAGGAATGGAGTTGATTGTTTTAGCATTTAGAGTTACGTCTTCTCCTATTTCTCCATCCCCTCTGGTTTCTGCTCTTATCAGTTTTCCGTCTTTATACACGAGATTCAAACTCGCCCCGTCGAATTTAGGCTCTATATAAAACGTAATATGCTCGTTTGCAAGTCTTTTTACTCTATTTACCCAGTCTTTAAATTCATTTTCGTCAAATACGTCTTCCATAGACCACATTTTCGTAATATGACGCGCTTTTTTAAATTCTTCAAGTACTACATCACCGACTCTTTGAGTAGGTGAGCTCGGGTCTATTTCATCCGGATGAGCTTCTTCATACTTTTCCACTTCTTTATATAACTTATCGTATTCTTCATCGGTAACAAGCGGATTATCAAGTACGTAATAATAATACGCCCATTTTTTTAACGTTTCAACGGCTTTTTTATATTCCTCATGATTTTTAATCATTCCGTCTCCATTTTTTAACTTATTGTAGCATATTGTAGCCGGCGTAGTAATTGATTATATCAAAAATAGTAATAAAAATCAATTTTATTTAGTTAGTTTGACTAAATGATTAAATTTATTATTTTTTTGTTAATTTTTCTAGAAAAAAATTTTTTTTTGTATTATAATGAGATAAATGATTAAAAATGGGAGTTTGATGAAGGTTATATGGTCTATCGTAATAGCTGTGGTGAGTCTATTTGCTCAAGTAGATTTGACACCAAACGAAAAGTTGTTTATTAAAAATCACCTTTTTCATTGTGTCGTAACGCCTAATTGGGCGCCTTTTAATATGCTAAAAGACGACAAAATAGAAGGTATTGCGATAGATTATTGGAAACTCATAAAACACAAACTGAATCTAAAATCAAACTGCAAAATTTTACCCTCTTGGACGCTTGTTTTAGAAGATATCAAAAATAAAAATTCCGACATCGTTCCGGCTACGGCAAAAACGCCTCAAAAGCAAAATTTCGCACTATTTACAAAACCTTATGCCACATATCCTATCGTAATCGCCACAAGAAACAATATAGGATTCATAAACAGCATGGCGCAACTCGAAAACAAAAAAATAGTAGTCGGAAAAAACTATTCCGCCGCGGAAATATTAAAAAAACATTTTCCGAATTTGAATATTATAGAAGTAAAAGATATCAAAACAGCTCTTGATTATGTAAGCAGAGGAAAAGCTTTTGCCGCAATAGACAATTTACCGGTAATAGCTTATAACATCAACAAATATCAATTCGCAAACTTAAAAATTTCAGGAAAAACTCCTTTTGATTTTAAAGTGAGATTTATGGTCAGAAACGACTATCCCCTGCTTGTAAGCGCTATAAATAAAGCGATAGATTCAATTACTCCGGAAGAAAAAGAGAGAATATTTAAAAAATGGGTTTATGTAGTATATCAAACGGGAATAGACACCAAAAAACTTTTAACTATCGCTTTTATAGCTATCGGACTTATTTTGATTTTAATTGCGCTTGTTATTTATCAATTTTTCGAAATCAAAAAAAGAAGAAAATTCGAAACCCAACTTATAAAAACGGCGACCATCGACTCCCTAACCGGTATTTTTAATCGAAAACATATCGATTATATGCTACAAAAAGA
Encoded proteins:
- a CDS encoding class 1 fructose-bisphosphatase, with the protein product MTEIFKAIEDIAIEIYEAIKTKDTGKVETQNASGDVQVKLDVISDDIVEKHLLKVKSVKEIISEEKEDPITKEEGEYFVAYDPLDGSSLIDVDLSVGSIFGIYKGGYNGENIVAAAYVVYGPRVELVIARDVVELFRLNEHTKKFEFVKELKLGKKGKILGPGGTQKNWYPFHKEMIDSFFAEGYRLRYSGGMVPDLHQILLKGGGLFAYPGTTDKPKGKLRKLFEVFPFACVYERAGGKAVDGFNELLSLEAESYHDTTPCFFGSEEEIIKVLRTYKENQ
- a CDS encoding nucleotidyltransferase domain-containing protein, which encodes MYLRLDKISKKKLFEALEVFQGCEIYFFGSRRDPEKRGGDIDIAIKGLDKEEFKKKRVKFFKKLLLSDFDYDVDLVHYESASELLKQEIRRAND
- the mobB gene encoding molybdopterin-guanine dinucleotide biosynthesis protein B — translated: MRKAVAFTGPSNSGKTTLIEKIAKKLIKDYEIAIVKNDPGDKAKFDVEGKDSYKFYQTGAEVVVTSPTRTTYFSHRKKQIKEIADMIGEFDFLLVEGLKTLPLPRIAVFRGDVDESYFPYIKAVAVDDSVDKSKIPQNIDILDLNNVDEVIEWIFKNAEEI
- a CDS encoding MgtC/SapB family protein; amino-acid sequence: MDILTLKLLAISIVLGFLIGLERNISFIHQNEKGFAGSRTFSLISLFGFLAGIITKTQSYFFYLAFFVLGALVISAYFLKVIHYDKQGSTTHVAAILTFLIGYLVSQNEVSFAITLSIVIVFILNIKTKLKKIESSLSSKDISAAVLLLVMTFLVLPYLPDKMIFYFNPHKTWAMAVIIATLSFIGYLGIKFFGQKYGILLTGAAGGFISSTAVTFSISKLYKIQKNSSLLYTYAAAIAIANTIMFARVLIESLIVNKEVFFILVLPYTITTIVGIYISYRFYKKTSQNIEIKSEVLEKNPLELDEAIKFAIIFGFIYALVYFVGQKYGNIGIYIISFLSGITDVDAITLSLSSLANKNLSLLSAATGIAIASFTNSVVKCLIVWIFGEKELAVLITKFFEVILSVFVLSFLGVYLFGAH
- a CDS encoding DNA polymerase Y family protein, with the protein product MKIHLDLDSFFVSAHRVFDKSLLNKPVVVVKRNDKEIFENHKSEVLNLNRGAFTGDLIVSKKEYDKSYFLENGKIRGIVVTSSYEARELGIKTGTTLKEALEIYPKLTVLLPDYKLYHTLSYKLKEFLKVKIPFVEQFSIDEFFGDLEGWVDDRDAFLFCKDLKDEIWEKFSLPISIGIAKSKWTAKLATSFAKPNGVFMVEEVDEFIKDIPIEKFPGIGRRIEKRLKERGILTLGDVKENREYFYSWGKPGVELYKRVCGIDNEEVKEREVRKSIGISRRFDVVYDRRELVRRVHVLCRYLSFLVLKYKLNPTFYYLKIKYKDKTSSKAHVRIHRLFNELLLKEIMTTLFYRADEKEMGVISLSLAVSKFKRESNLFDYEKDLKLQNLNEAIFKIRSKFGVSALMSAEEIHP
- a CDS encoding LexA family transcriptional regulator — its product is MNFEKVIEKIKDIISQEIGNKKVLNKDVAKALGITPEHLSILKKRNKIPYEEIAYFCAKRKISINWLLFDQDIETIANETEKFSQIRYFKDINASAGGGAINFDEGYEILYIDKRIIDKNLDAINVIGDSMEPTIKDGSIIFIDRNDKNIRNGGIFVVNTNAGVFVKRVNLKSSGEIELISDNKAYPSETIKPNEIEIVGRVVKIFS
- a CDS encoding DUF7132 family protein; this translates as MKTLKEWNVLLELVKTKTGALLYKINLDENHFFLEQNPLKDSKYGVAYRELKNRFPEFYMFWEIKDDNYTGKVLTARLCDKKDLDEFIESLVGGDFKNYEDFS
- the aat gene encoding leucyl/phenylalanyl-tRNA--protein transferase; this translates as MIKVSEYPPLYLLDDFEFPSPYEDYEDGFIGASYDLHPKRLLEGYSNGFFPWYQDEDGLFHWFVLDKRMLLKTDEVKTTKKLLQKLRSKKWDFKINTRFDDVIRMCSKVKRKHESGTWINEDFIKAYTELHRLGYAISVESYYEGELVGGFYGVAINKYFSGESMFHIKPDASKLALIYFANLLKEQGIEYIDCQVPSEHLGRMGGKVYDKKDFIPIIQKAAKGIIIEDPKRVECTT
- the clpA gene encoding ATP-dependent Clp protease ATP-binding subunit ClpA, giving the protein MQITETLRNILNEIIQEAKRRKNEYITIDHAFYVLLKNKNVRSILEDVGVDIDYIRRGLDYYLDRYIEKVSGSTMPTETLAFHKATDRMFKHIEGIKKPYADEIDFFIALLEDETSYASQLLREFGIEKVEIVEYVTEIQDIEDEIKKLNSEKKEKSVLDEYATELTSIAKEFDDVIGRESEIDRVMQVLARRKKNNPVLVGEPGVGKTAVVEGLAKKIATGDVPDVLKGKKIYSLDMGSLIAGTKYRGEFEKRMKAILQELKKEKEPILFIDEIHMIVGAGAAGDSKMDVANLLKPALARGEIRCIGATTYEEYKNHFEKDKALNRRFQKIDIKEPSIEDTIKILEGLKPKYEEFHGVRYSKEAIKSAAVLAKKYLREKFLPDSAIDLIDEAGAKYKLRGKKLITKSDIENIVAKIANIPKESASQNEVEKLRHLEENLKAKVFGQDEAIKELVKVIKRKKAGLTRDNKPIGSFLFVGPTGVGKTEIAKQLATILGINFLRFDMSEYQEKHSVAKLIGSPPGYVGYEKGGLLTEAIRKQPHTVLLLDEIEKAHPDIVQILLQIMDNATLTDNEGRIADFRNVVLIMTSNLGVGEGNKPGFMQEHTEFKEEAIHRFFAPEFINRLDAIVKFKPLSKESILLIVDKFIDELQDKLSSKKVKLTLTKRAKEALAKEGYSPSLGARPLARVIEEKIVEPLSDYILFGDLKSGGEVKVDYVKNKYVLKKKNDKSK